Proteins from one Cellulosilyticum lentocellum DSM 5427 genomic window:
- a CDS encoding DUF6273 domain-containing protein, which translates to MENFKMDSTLSFGGYNWRVLDIQDNVALLITEDIIEQRAYHDAYKDITWADCSLRKYLNGEFYDKFSEADKSRIMPVLNKNLDNQWYGSKGGVDTKDSIFLLSIEEVCKYFGDSRSKLYNRGKNQRYWFERKDENNNKRIAGFEGETWGSWWWLRSPGRVSVKAVYIHGDGNIGIQGNNILKGNISDGKCTGGVRPALWLKL; encoded by the coding sequence ATGGAAAATTTTAAAATGGACTCAACCCTATCATTTGGTGGTTACAACTGGCGTGTACTTGACATACAAGACAATGTGGCATTGCTTATAACCGAAGATATTATAGAACAACGTGCTTACCATGACGCTTATAAAGATATAACATGGGCTGACTGCTCGTTAAGAAAGTATCTTAACGGTGAGTTCTATGACAAATTCAGCGAAGCTGATAAGTCAAGAATAATGCCGGTGTTAAATAAAAATCTTGATAACCAGTGGTATGGTTCAAAGGGTGGAGTAGACACAAAGGACAGTATATTTTTATTAAGCATTGAGGAAGTGTGCAAATATTTCGGTGATAGCCGTTCAAAACTATATAACCGAGGAAAAAATCAAAGATATTGGTTTGAAAGAAAAGATGAAAATAACAATAAGCGAATAGCAGGGTTTGAGGGTGAGACATGGGGGAGTTGGTGGTGGCTCAGATCACCTGGTCGTGTTAGTGTAAAAGCTGTATATATTCATGGTGATGGTAATATAGGGATCCAAGGTAATAATATATTGAAAGGCAATATCAGTGATGGCAAATGTACAGGCGGCGTCCGCCCTGCTTTGTGGTTAAAGCTGTAA
- a CDS encoding DUF1659 domain-containing protein — MAITADIKNVKVVLNLAKGSQTVSDCSKTATAEGLYSVGKAVAALLQEELEAVTKVEETSLIEE, encoded by the coding sequence ATGGCGATTACAGCAGATATTAAAAATGTCAAAGTAGTACTTAATCTAGCAAAGGGCAGTCAAACTGTTTCCGATTGCAGCAAAACGGCTACAGCTGAAGGGCTTTATAGCGTAGGTAAAGCAGTAGCAGCTTTACTTCAGGAAGAGCTAGAAGCAGTAACTAAGGTAGAGGAAACTTCACTTATTGAAGAGTAA
- a CDS encoding DUF2922 domain-containing protein, whose amino-acid sequence MAEITKKNLVLTFGTGAGKEVKITIAKPKEGLTSGEISSAMTTIIAANALGEDSLVATKVSAKYVVQQTEAITLA is encoded by the coding sequence ATGGCAGAAATTACAAAGAAAAACCTTGTACTTACTTTTGGCACAGGTGCTGGTAAAGAAGTAAAAATAACCATTGCTAAACCAAAAGAAGGGCTTACAAGTGGTGAAATTTCTTCAGCAATGACAACTATTATTGCTGCAAATGCTTTAGGTGAAGACAGTTTAGTGGCTACTAAGGTAAGCGCTAAATATGTGGTTCAGCAAACTGAAGCCATCACACTTGCATAG
- a CDS encoding YcdB/YcdC domain-containing protein, which translates to MQKGKGFMKLYLFLSVLSLSIGVIQAEALKDEEDEWLSFYEEETNYDITNGENYKRLEGIINGLKKRFEVPASFSCAYLEWSGSERWGVDEWVVAWTNPKAEKYSGEIRITFTEKGQVIQYFTNYYDSEKEGKIKLTQQQAYDKALQYLKEKGGYDLKALKYIDKEQLEEEVKYFEFQYYKAGLPVYDEKVSIGIYTTSGRVVLMNGISPFVGEYKPLENLLSIEKARVAFVNKMPLEEMYWLSKDESGAYQQVLVYHLENPYKYGIQAIDGSIVMPKFEREYWTDEAGTLKNPMDSLLSSRAGSFSEEHLQFDEASFKEYIKHDYLLTPEEAQSVAAKSFPLINNAFIIEKQLTKGEGKTYWNLKLMAYTEAYKGNVESLKKEYETNKLDYRYINVLDVVCEAATGEVMVYDNTNLPRENKQSDSKPTEKQLQEAEALLKKLNPKDWEKVELRSMHGTVGNYSYLQVINGIPVPYYGFSLTYNHEEKEIAYYTKHLYKGKVISASDPLTREELARMLDLKLYYLIVSKQEAVPVYMYLEPKTNFEMEKVGTNSK; encoded by the coding sequence ATGCAAAAAGGTAAGGGGTTTATGAAGCTCTATCTATTTTTAAGTGTATTGAGTTTAAGTATAGGGGTTATACAAGCAGAGGCATTAAAGGATGAGGAGGATGAATGGCTATCATTTTATGAAGAAGAAACAAACTATGATATAACAAACGGAGAAAATTATAAAAGGTTAGAAGGCATTATTAATGGACTCAAAAAACGTTTTGAGGTACCTGCTTCTTTTAGCTGTGCGTATTTAGAATGGTCAGGTTCAGAAAGATGGGGTGTAGATGAGTGGGTAGTTGCTTGGACCAATCCTAAAGCTGAAAAGTACAGCGGTGAAATCAGAATTACCTTTACAGAGAAAGGGCAGGTTATTCAGTACTTTACCAATTATTATGACTCAGAAAAAGAAGGGAAGATCAAGTTAACCCAGCAGCAAGCATATGATAAGGCACTTCAATATCTGAAGGAAAAAGGTGGTTATGACCTTAAGGCATTAAAATACATAGATAAGGAGCAGCTCGAAGAGGAAGTTAAGTATTTTGAGTTTCAGTATTATAAAGCTGGACTACCAGTCTATGATGAAAAGGTGAGTATTGGTATTTATACCACATCGGGAAGGGTAGTGTTAATGAATGGTATTTCACCTTTTGTTGGAGAATACAAGCCTTTAGAAAACCTTTTATCTATAGAGAAAGCTAGAGTAGCATTTGTTAATAAGATGCCATTAGAGGAAATGTATTGGCTGAGTAAAGACGAATCAGGAGCCTATCAGCAGGTGTTAGTCTATCACTTAGAGAATCCTTATAAATATGGCATTCAGGCAATAGATGGTAGTATAGTAATGCCTAAGTTTGAAAGAGAGTATTGGACAGATGAAGCGGGAACTTTAAAGAATCCTATGGATTCTCTTTTAAGTAGCCGGGCGGGTTCTTTTTCAGAGGAACATCTACAGTTCGACGAGGCATCATTTAAAGAATACATAAAGCATGATTATTTATTAACACCAGAGGAGGCTCAGTCAGTAGCAGCTAAAAGTTTTCCACTCATTAATAATGCATTTATTATAGAAAAACAACTTACCAAAGGAGAAGGAAAGACCTATTGGAATCTAAAGTTAATGGCCTATACCGAGGCATATAAAGGGAACGTGGAAAGCCTTAAAAAGGAATATGAAACTAATAAGCTAGATTATAGATATATTAATGTATTAGACGTAGTATGTGAAGCTGCAACAGGTGAGGTAATGGTTTATGACAATACAAATTTGCCTAGGGAAAATAAGCAATCAGATAGTAAGCCTACAGAAAAGCAACTTCAAGAAGCAGAAGCTTTACTAAAAAAGTTAAATCCTAAGGATTGGGAAAAGGTTGAATTACGCAGCATGCATGGCACGGTAGGCAACTATAGCTATTTGCAAGTTATTAACGGTATACCTGTACCCTATTATGGTTTTTCTTTGACCTATAACCATGAAGAAAAAGAAATTGCATACTACACCAAGCATCTATACAAAGGCAAAGTGATTTCAGCTTCTGACCCATTAACTAGAGAAGAATTAGCTAGAATGTTAGACTTAAAGCTTTATTATTTAATAGTTTCTAAGCAGGAAGCGGTGCCTGTCTATATGTATCTGGAGCCTAAAACCAATTTTGAAATGGAAAAAGTAGGAACTAATAGCAAATAG
- a CDS encoding helix-turn-helix domain-containing protein, which translates to MNKQIKWSKLGLKTVFNLTFICFIVVPILIVLIGVLNILNKQFKVQAIENISRAQETIMTELSSDIQTMSMRLSHLVHGNNNEVLDYAAGTNTNDLEKRNVYQNKLNQAGGLVLEPVSDIISVGFYMKDGKSSFYKNSINWSYEKIKGTKWYQTALQRNNQVVVGWITSEGRNELYSGSKQDNLMLVFALAPDRKTDRSERIEMIALYQLSRTGDKMKAYNKEYLSGKNKLGLMQLRSADGEIIFSTITDQEMLSRPTYTYVKTPVTLDEDTWYIESYIPTKELTSEFWKTAKYVLLVAIGMLLLVGYCSRYFIRSIVAPIEKINTGLRQVEEGELAIHISPEGQYEIRTMIHSFNAMVRRLQALISEYEEKMKRVEKSMETYFEELMTGNITPKEVMQQSKDFFEENYAILYFVLNDSKGKEIEKIEIEKVIHCFMRNPRFSARCTVYVEDSMHMYAFYRMTEEAYLDVTYQMISALQKVAKAEFGIEIDVCIGEKVFGGEAFYTQIAKVKETQLYRYLKGKQVMFSLGDSLVNKVMSLVPQYEALATAIYVADERNILKEKEKLFSTINKMGKEKIEEARWQVLAVILALAKKFEEAQANFHEVFGEAVPYEIKLARIEDIKSLKLWLTNYIEWLVDYEASKLGEKETDTIKKAKHYISSYYENPDLSLGEVAEYVGLNEKYFTSKFSKETGESFMNYLIGLRMQKAKELLKTTTFKIYEIAEMVGYRNVESFNRVFKKYYGISPLQYRKTM; encoded by the coding sequence ATGAATAAACAGATTAAGTGGTCTAAGCTTGGGTTAAAAACAGTATTTAATCTTACCTTTATTTGCTTTATTGTGGTGCCTATATTAATTGTGCTTATTGGTGTACTAAATATATTAAATAAGCAATTTAAAGTTCAGGCAATAGAAAATATATCTCGTGCGCAAGAAACGATTATGACTGAGTTATCCTCTGATATCCAAACAATGTCTATGAGACTATCTCACTTAGTACATGGCAATAATAATGAGGTATTAGATTATGCAGCGGGAACCAATACAAATGATTTAGAGAAGAGAAATGTTTATCAAAATAAATTAAATCAAGCAGGAGGCTTAGTACTAGAGCCTGTATCAGATATTATATCGGTAGGTTTTTATATGAAGGATGGCAAATCAAGCTTCTATAAGAATTCTATTAATTGGTCCTATGAAAAAATAAAGGGGACCAAATGGTATCAAACAGCTTTGCAACGTAACAACCAAGTAGTAGTAGGCTGGATAACGAGTGAAGGGCGTAATGAGTTATATAGTGGAAGTAAACAAGATAACCTGATGTTAGTGTTTGCCTTGGCACCAGATAGGAAGACAGATCGCTCTGAACGGATTGAAATGATAGCCCTTTATCAGTTATCACGTACAGGAGATAAGATGAAAGCTTATAATAAGGAATATCTAAGTGGCAAAAATAAGCTAGGTTTAATGCAGCTACGCTCGGCAGATGGAGAGATTATATTTTCTACTATTACGGATCAAGAAATGCTTTCAAGACCTACGTATACCTACGTGAAGACACCCGTTACATTGGATGAAGATACCTGGTATATTGAAAGTTATATACCTACAAAAGAATTAACAAGTGAGTTTTGGAAGACGGCAAAATATGTACTATTAGTAGCTATTGGGATGCTTCTATTAGTGGGATATTGCTCTAGGTATTTCATACGTAGTATCGTTGCACCTATAGAAAAAATTAATACAGGATTAAGACAAGTAGAAGAAGGGGAACTGGCTATACATATATCACCAGAAGGACAGTATGAAATTAGAACGATGATTCATTCCTTTAATGCCATGGTACGTAGATTACAGGCGCTTATTTCTGAGTATGAGGAGAAGATGAAACGTGTAGAAAAGTCTATGGAAACCTATTTTGAAGAACTTATGACAGGGAATATTACGCCTAAAGAAGTTATGCAGCAGTCGAAGGACTTTTTTGAGGAGAACTATGCCATTTTATACTTTGTATTAAATGATTCAAAGGGAAAAGAAATAGAGAAGATAGAAATAGAAAAAGTGATTCATTGTTTTATGAGAAATCCTAGATTTAGTGCCAGGTGTACGGTATATGTGGAAGACAGTATGCATATGTATGCCTTTTATCGTATGACAGAAGAAGCCTATTTAGATGTAACGTATCAGATGATTAGTGCCTTACAAAAAGTAGCAAAAGCTGAATTTGGCATTGAGATAGATGTCTGTATAGGGGAAAAAGTATTTGGCGGGGAAGCCTTTTATACCCAGATAGCCAAGGTAAAAGAAACACAGCTTTATAGATATTTAAAAGGAAAACAGGTGATGTTTTCTTTAGGGGATTCCCTAGTAAATAAGGTGATGTCCCTAGTACCACAGTATGAGGCGTTGGCAACTGCTATCTATGTGGCAGATGAGAGAAATATATTAAAGGAAAAAGAAAAGTTATTTAGCACCATTAATAAGATGGGTAAAGAGAAAATAGAAGAAGCTAGGTGGCAGGTACTAGCAGTTATATTAGCACTTGCTAAAAAGTTTGAAGAAGCACAGGCAAATTTTCATGAGGTTTTTGGAGAAGCAGTTCCTTATGAAATAAAGCTAGCACGTATTGAAGATATAAAGAGCCTTAAACTATGGCTTACCAATTATATAGAATGGTTGGTGGATTATGAAGCAAGTAAATTAGGGGAAAAAGAAACAGACACCATTAAGAAAGCAAAGCATTATATTAGTAGTTACTATGAAAATCCAGATTTATCTCTGGGAGAAGTAGCAGAGTATGTAGGATTAAATGAGAAATATTTTACAAGTAAGTTTTCTAAAGAGACGGGAGAGTCCTTTATGAACTACCTAATAGGCCTTCGTATGCAAAAGGCAAAAGAATTGTTAAAGACAACTACTTTTAAAATATATGAAATTGCTGAGATGGTAGGGTATCGTAATGTAGAAAGCTTTAATCGTGTTTTCAAGAAATATTATGGAATAAGTCCACTTCAATATAGAAAAACCATGTAA
- a CDS encoding ABC transporter substrate-binding protein, which translates to MKRKLVATLLTGALAMATLVGCGDSGAGTNPGGSTNPAGNNETNQSTGADLKGTITFAIWDNNLNTFIEEQDMVGKFQEQYPNVEIEVEKIKDDSEYWNTMKIRTSANQLPDVMFNKTFTLARFKDYLVDLSGTKANANNELAAGYAIDGKVLGIPMTSGYEYVYYWKDMFKEAGVEVPTTWGELEEVSKKLQSHFGAANPDFMAIACGLKDEWPDYPYMEFMPALESGNGQNWNTMATQDEPFAEGTDIYKAYQKVNSLFTSGVLGKDPLGLGNDQVTNLFATKGAAMIALGDWGLQNIQNAAEDTSQLGTFYLPVRDAANDPYNVVVQGDSFMGVTSQSKNQEAAIAFVEWFYSDAWYPDYLAYVSSASAMKNFPKEKDPVLAEADTLAPDKVLIMYDGGGDDFTAIQNETAFDYKKLGAQMVMNGFDLKAELETLNTKWKDARAKLGIQ; encoded by the coding sequence ATGAAAAGAAAACTGGTAGCAACACTTTTAACTGGGGCATTAGCCATGGCTACATTAGTAGGTTGTGGTGATTCAGGAGCAGGTACTAATCCAGGGGGCAGTACTAATCCGGCAGGCAATAATGAAACGAATCAAAGTACAGGCGCTGATTTAAAAGGAACAATTACTTTTGCTATATGGGATAATAACTTAAATACTTTTATAGAAGAACAAGATATGGTTGGAAAGTTTCAAGAACAGTACCCTAATGTAGAAATAGAAGTTGAAAAAATTAAAGATGATAGTGAGTACTGGAATACCATGAAGATTAGAACATCAGCAAATCAATTGCCAGATGTGATGTTTAATAAAACCTTTACCTTAGCTAGATTTAAAGATTACTTAGTAGATTTATCAGGAACAAAAGCTAATGCCAATAATGAACTAGCAGCAGGGTATGCTATAGACGGCAAAGTATTAGGCATCCCAATGACATCAGGCTATGAATATGTATACTATTGGAAAGATATGTTTAAGGAAGCAGGCGTAGAAGTGCCTACTACATGGGGAGAATTAGAAGAGGTATCTAAAAAACTACAAAGTCATTTTGGGGCAGCTAACCCAGACTTTATGGCAATAGCATGTGGTTTAAAAGATGAGTGGCCAGACTATCCTTATATGGAATTCATGCCAGCACTAGAGTCAGGAAATGGTCAGAACTGGAATACTATGGCGACTCAAGATGAACCATTTGCAGAAGGTACAGATATTTATAAAGCCTATCAAAAAGTAAATAGCTTATTTACTTCAGGTGTACTAGGAAAAGATCCTTTAGGACTTGGAAATGATCAAGTAACCAATCTTTTTGCTACTAAAGGTGCAGCCATGATTGCACTGGGTGACTGGGGACTTCAAAATATTCAAAATGCAGCAGAGGACACCTCTCAGCTAGGTACCTTTTATCTTCCAGTTAGAGATGCAGCAAATGACCCTTATAATGTGGTTGTTCAAGGAGACTCTTTTATGGGTGTAACTTCACAGTCTAAAAATCAAGAAGCAGCCATTGCATTTGTAGAATGGTTTTATTCTGATGCATGGTATCCAGATTACTTAGCTTATGTTTCTTCTGCATCAGCTATGAAAAATTTCCCTAAAGAAAAAGATCCTGTACTAGCAGAAGCAGATACACTTGCTCCAGATAAAGTTCTTATTATGTATGATGGTGGTGGAGATGACTTTACAGCTATTCAAAATGAAACAGCTTTTGATTACAAAAAACTTGGAGCGCAAATGGTAATGAATGGCTTTGATTTGAAGGCAGAACTTGAAACCTTAAATACAAAATGGAAAGATGCAAGAGCAAAATTAGGTATTCAGTAA
- a CDS encoding carbohydrate ABC transporter permease produces MNKLTKQRNLFIIVSLIVPLTLLIAFVVFPAMDLFKMSFTNWDGYSPSSSFIGFANYISMLKNKDLWLSLRNNGIYFVVHLLMIVVELAFAVLLTSKLRAAKFYKTMVFLPYIINGVAIAYAFSYFFSPINGAFDAILQAMNLEGWIRNWLSDEKVVNYVLAFVSLWRFSGYHVILFMAALQSIPKDIEEAAEVDGANTWHLFRYIQVPAIMLMVDFVLFDNIRGALQVFDIPFVMTAGGPGYASSTFTLYTIKTAFTFSNFGLASTMAVTIMIMIVVIYLIQNELIHGLILKDRGKKQ; encoded by the coding sequence ATGAATAAGCTTACTAAACAACGTAATCTATTTATCATTGTATCGCTTATAGTTCCGTTAACCCTATTAATTGCTTTTGTAGTATTTCCGGCTATGGATTTATTCAAAATGAGTTTTACCAACTGGGATGGCTATTCTCCAAGTAGTAGCTTCATAGGGTTTGCGAACTACATTTCAATGTTAAAAAACAAGGACTTATGGTTATCTTTAAGAAATAATGGTATTTATTTCGTCGTACATTTATTAATGATTGTAGTAGAATTAGCCTTTGCAGTATTACTAACAAGCAAGCTAAGAGCAGCGAAGTTCTATAAAACAATGGTCTTTTTACCCTATATTATTAATGGCGTAGCCATTGCTTATGCATTTTCTTATTTCTTTTCTCCTATTAATGGTGCTTTTGATGCCATTTTACAAGCTATGAACTTAGAAGGCTGGATCCGTAATTGGTTATCAGACGAGAAGGTTGTCAACTATGTACTAGCGTTTGTGTCTTTATGGCGCTTTAGTGGTTACCACGTTATTTTGTTTATGGCAGCTTTGCAGTCTATACCAAAGGATATTGAAGAGGCAGCAGAGGTAGATGGTGCTAATACATGGCATCTCTTTAGATACATTCAGGTACCAGCTATTATGCTCATGGTAGACTTTGTACTATTTGATAATATTCGTGGGGCCTTGCAAGTATTTGATATCCCATTTGTCATGACAGCGGGAGGGCCAGGTTATGCTTCTTCTACGTTTACACTCTATACCATAAAAACCGCTTTTACCTTCTCTAACTTCGGCCTGGCATCTACTATGGCAGTGACGATTATGATTATGATTGTAGTCATCTATCTTATTCAAAATGAGCTCATTCATGGCCTCATATTAAAAGATAGGGGGAAAAAGCAATGA
- a CDS encoding carbohydrate ABC transporter permease produces the protein MRLRKSFFVQLIKQLICLSMVAIVLAPILITLFAALKTKADMVQTSPLLLPAIENITFDNFKKVLTDKYLLIGFKNTGILLVVSLFFNVIIGTITAFIIERFDFKGKKLVVALFFIGMLIPTFVTEIARFKVIQGLNLYNTLAAPIVIYIASDLMQLYIYRQFISNLSPSLDEAALIDGCSYFGLFIKIIFPLLAPATATVCIIKAITIINDMYIPYLYMPKNKLRTLTTFLMNYSNAQQGSWQNLAAGIIIIMIPTVLLYVFFQRYILAGVSAGAVKE, from the coding sequence ATGAGATTAAGAAAATCATTTTTTGTGCAGCTTATTAAGCAACTGATTTGCTTAAGCATGGTAGCGATTGTACTAGCACCTATATTAATCACTTTATTTGCAGCCTTAAAAACGAAGGCAGATATGGTACAGACTTCACCACTTCTTTTACCAGCAATAGAAAATATAACATTCGACAATTTTAAGAAGGTACTTACAGATAAATATTTGCTGATTGGTTTTAAGAATACAGGTATTTTGCTAGTGGTTTCATTATTTTTTAATGTCATCATTGGAACCATTACAGCCTTTATCATTGAGCGTTTTGACTTTAAAGGGAAGAAATTGGTGGTGGCACTATTCTTTATTGGGATGCTCATACCAACCTTTGTGACAGAGATAGCCAGGTTTAAGGTTATTCAAGGCTTAAATCTGTACAATACATTAGCAGCACCTATTGTCATTTATATTGCCTCAGATTTGATGCAGCTTTATATTTATAGACAGTTCATTTCTAATCTATCCCCATCATTAGATGAAGCGGCACTCATTGATGGCTGTTCTTACTTTGGCTTATTTATAAAAATTATATTTCCGTTATTAGCACCTGCTACTGCAACGGTATGTATTATCAAAGCCATTACGATTATTAATGATATGTATATTCCTTATCTCTATATGCCGAAAAATAAACTAAGAACATTAACGACCTTTTTAATGAATTATTCCAATGCACAACAAGGCTCCTGGCAGAACTTGGCGGCAGGGATTATTATTATTATGATTCCTACAGTTTTACTTTATGTATTTTTCCAACGCTATATTTTAGCAGGGGTTTCTGCTGGAGCAGTAAAAGAATAA
- a CDS encoding glycoside hydrolase family 2 TIM barrel-domain containing protein, which translates to MNAKMTWLDDPEVFGVNKLAAHSDHLFYPSKEEMLKKESSLMQSLNGVWQFAYANNAKERPIDFYKPEYDASGFGSIEVPSHIELNHHDKIHYINTMYPWEGHIYRRPVKEDTPEGIGLFSEASYNPVGAYRTTFDLAPGLRNKPITICFEGVEQAMYVWLNGAFIGYGEDSFTPSEFDLTPFIKEQGNVLCVEVHKRSCAAFLEDQDFFRFFGIFRNVTLYAKPELHVEDFYVKPELAEDQRSGSFGVEMKLSGKVVKGTVKIYLRDQKGKELLAAQMPASEKVIFAPVTLEDITPWSHETPYLYEFLIEVYNEANVLVELVPYLVGFRRIEIKNNMMLLNGKRLRLLGVNRHEWSAKTGRVITKEEMVWDIGCMLRNGINAVRTSHYPNQIPWYTLCDEAGLYVMAEVNMETHGSWQKMGAVEPSWNLPGSDKKWLAAVLDRAKTNFEVFKNHPSILFWSLGNESYAEENIAAMHDYYKAVDCSRLVHYEGVHHNRAYEDRISDVESRMYARPAEIIAYLENQPKKPFILCEYMHDMGNSLGGMKDYMELFDRFEMYQGGFIWDFIDQGLMVNDEVTGAQVIRYGGDFDDRPSDYEFSGNGIVFATREEKPAMQEVKYYYERYK; encoded by the coding sequence ATGAATGCAAAAATGACGTGGTTGGATGACCCAGAAGTATTCGGTGTAAACAAATTGGCAGCTCATAGTGACCATTTATTTTATCCTAGTAAGGAGGAAATGCTTAAGAAGGAATCTTCTCTTATGCAAAGCCTAAATGGGGTATGGCAGTTTGCTTATGCTAACAATGCCAAAGAAAGACCTATTGATTTTTATAAGCCGGAGTATGATGCCAGTGGATTTGGCAGCATAGAAGTGCCAAGCCATATTGAACTCAATCATCATGATAAAATCCACTATATCAACACCATGTATCCTTGGGAAGGCCATATCTATAGACGTCCTGTAAAGGAAGATACACCTGAGGGGATAGGGTTATTTAGTGAGGCAAGCTACAATCCTGTAGGTGCCTATAGAACCACCTTTGATTTAGCACCAGGTTTAAGGAATAAGCCTATAACCATTTGCTTTGAAGGTGTAGAACAGGCTATGTATGTCTGGTTAAATGGCGCATTTATAGGCTATGGCGAGGATAGCTTTACACCATCAGAGTTTGATTTAACACCTTTTATAAAAGAACAAGGCAATGTGCTTTGTGTAGAGGTACATAAGAGAAGCTGTGCGGCTTTCCTAGAAGATCAAGATTTCTTCCGTTTCTTTGGTATTTTTAGAAATGTAACCTTATATGCCAAACCAGAGCTTCATGTAGAAGACTTCTATGTCAAACCAGAACTAGCAGAAGATCAGAGGTCAGGTAGTTTTGGCGTAGAAATGAAACTAAGTGGCAAAGTAGTGAAGGGAACTGTAAAGATTTATTTACGTGATCAAAAAGGGAAAGAGCTTTTAGCAGCCCAAATGCCTGCTTCTGAAAAAGTCATTTTTGCACCAGTAACTTTAGAAGATATTACCCCATGGAGTCATGAAACACCTTATTTATATGAGTTTTTAATAGAGGTGTATAATGAGGCAAATGTACTAGTGGAACTAGTCCCTTATTTAGTAGGGTTTAGACGAATAGAGATTAAAAATAATATGATGCTATTAAATGGAAAAAGGCTACGTCTACTTGGCGTTAATCGCCATGAATGGAGCGCCAAAACAGGTAGAGTCATTACTAAGGAAGAAATGGTGTGGGATATAGGTTGCATGCTTCGAAATGGCATCAATGCGGTACGTACCAGTCACTATCCTAATCAAATCCCATGGTACACTTTGTGTGATGAGGCAGGGCTTTATGTGATGGCAGAAGTTAATATGGAAACACATGGTAGTTGGCAAAAGATGGGGGCAGTTGAGCCCTCTTGGAATCTACCAGGAAGTGATAAGAAATGGCTAGCAGCCGTTTTAGATCGGGCAAAGACTAACTTTGAAGTGTTTAAAAATCATCCCTCTATTTTATTCTGGTCATTAGGTAATGAATCCTATGCCGAGGAGAATATAGCTGCCATGCATGACTACTATAAAGCAGTTGATTGTAGTAGATTAGTCCATTATGAAGGCGTACATCATAATCGCGCTTATGAGGATAGAATTTCTGATGTGGAGAGCAGGATGTATGCTAGGCCAGCAGAGATTATAGCGTATTTAGAAAATCAGCCTAAGAAACCCTTTATTTTATGTGAATACATGCATGATATGGGGAATTCTCTTGGGGGGATGAAGGACTACATGGAACTATTTGACCGTTTTGAAATGTATCAAGGCGGATTTATATGGGATTTCATTGACCAAGGCTTAATGGTAAACGATGAAGTGACAGGGGCCCAGGTAATTCGTTATGGTGGAGACTTTGATGACAGACCATCGGATTATGAGTTTTCAGGTAATGGAATCGTCTTTGCCACTAGGGAAGAAAAACCAGCCATGCAGGAGGTAAAATACTACTATGAACGCTATAAATAA